A genomic window from Chlorobium phaeobacteroides DSM 266 includes:
- a CDS encoding M24 family metallopeptidase, whose product MLTITESEHRISHMQRRLQESGISGALFMFPIDIYYFSGTRQNAALWMPAEGVPILFVRKSLTRARAESPLVDIRPFPSGKEFPTLFSDEIITIGMTFDVIPVQQFNYYTKVLPGRKFVDISPIIREIRSVKSNAELEKLRSGAEKLCSVFSEVPQFLKAGMRELDLAAEFEYRLRKAGHEGYVRMRAFNQELAGGLAVSKGGTAHGCFDGAVTGKGLSCASPQGASLEIIPENEPILLDYAGVFGGYISDMTRIFVIGSLDTRLQEAFDVAISIQSAIQQAMIPGAIAENLYLLALQMAEKAGLDSCFMGLPGEQSKFVGHGVGLELDEFPILAKGFNMPLQAGQTIAVEPKFVIPGKGVIGIENTFIVSGHGGLKVTDIPDEIVFIKP is encoded by the coding sequence ATGCTGACTATAACAGAATCGGAACACCGCATATCGCACATGCAGAGGCGACTTCAAGAGAGTGGAATCTCAGGCGCGCTCTTCATGTTCCCCATTGATATCTACTATTTCAGCGGCACCCGCCAGAACGCTGCGCTCTGGATGCCTGCGGAAGGAGTACCCATACTCTTCGTGCGAAAAAGCCTCACCCGAGCAAGAGCGGAAAGCCCTCTCGTCGACATCCGGCCCTTTCCCTCCGGCAAAGAGTTCCCGACACTGTTCAGCGATGAAATCATAACCATCGGCATGACCTTTGACGTCATTCCGGTACAGCAGTTCAACTACTACACAAAAGTTCTTCCAGGCCGGAAATTCGTCGATATCTCACCAATTATCCGTGAGATCCGATCCGTTAAATCGAACGCAGAACTCGAAAAGCTTCGCTCGGGAGCAGAAAAGCTCTGCTCTGTATTCAGCGAAGTGCCGCAGTTCCTGAAAGCAGGGATGCGGGAGCTTGACCTGGCAGCAGAGTTCGAATACCGGCTTCGAAAAGCCGGTCATGAAGGCTATGTCCGCATGAGAGCCTTCAATCAGGAACTTGCCGGCGGCCTGGCAGTCTCAAAAGGGGGAACTGCTCACGGGTGCTTTGACGGCGCCGTAACCGGAAAAGGGCTTTCATGCGCATCACCGCAAGGGGCCTCCCTTGAAATAATCCCTGAAAACGAACCCATTCTGCTTGATTACGCAGGAGTTTTCGGCGGTTATATTTCCGACATGACCCGGATTTTCGTAATCGGCTCGCTTGACACCCGTTTGCAGGAAGCGTTCGATGTTGCCATCAGCATTCAGTCCGCCATACAACAGGCTATGATACCCGGAGCCATTGCCGAAAATCTATACCTCCTCGCCCTGCAAATGGCTGAAAAGGCCGGATTAGACTCCTGCTTTATGGGGCTGCCTGGAGAACAGTCAAAATTCGTCGGCCATGGCGTTGGCCTCGAACTTGACGAGTTCCCGATACTTGCAAAAGGTTTCAACATGCCGCTTCAGGCAGGTCAGACCATCGCCGTCGAACCCAAGTTCGTCATACCCGGCAAAGGAGTCATCGGCATTGAAAACACCTTTATTGTCAGCGGGCATGGCGGATTAAAAGTCACCGATATCC